The Bacillus sp. (in: firmicutes) genome includes a region encoding these proteins:
- the floA gene encoding flotillin-like protein FloA (flotillin-like protein involved in membrane lipid rafts), producing the protein MLESGTIFLIVAIVLGLIFLGLLLSFVPVMLWISALAAGVRISIFTLIGMRLRRVIPSRVINPLIKASKAGLNVTINQLESHYLAGGNVDRVVNALIAAQRANIELTFERCAAIDLAGRDVLEAVQMSVNPKVIETPFIAGVAMDGIEVKAKARITVRANIDRLVGGAGEDTVIARVGEGIVSTIGSSDNHKKVLENPDLISQTVLTKGLDAGTAFEILSIDIADVDIGKNIGAELQTEQAEADKNIAQAKAEERRAMAVAKEQEMKAKVQEMRAKVVEAEAEVPLAMAEALRSGNIGVMDYMNIKNIIADTDMRDAIGKMTGEKKDNNQHEKE; encoded by the coding sequence ATGTTAGAAAGTGGTACTATTTTTCTCATTGTTGCCATTGTTCTTGGCTTAATCTTTTTAGGATTACTACTTTCTTTTGTACCAGTCATGCTGTGGATCTCCGCCTTAGCTGCTGGGGTTCGCATTAGTATTTTTACCCTCATAGGTATGAGGCTTCGTCGAGTTATTCCTAGTCGGGTGATTAACCCATTAATTAAAGCATCAAAAGCTGGATTGAACGTAACGATTAACCAATTAGAAAGCCACTATTTAGCTGGTGGTAACGTTGACCGTGTAGTTAATGCGTTAATTGCGGCGCAACGTGCGAATATTGAGTTAACGTTTGAACGTTGTGCGGCTATCGATTTAGCTGGTCGTGACGTGCTAGAGGCGGTACAAATGAGCGTTAATCCAAAGGTTATTGAAACGCCATTTATTGCCGGGGTAGCGATGGATGGAATTGAAGTAAAAGCGAAGGCGCGCATTACGGTTCGAGCCAACATCGACCGGTTAGTCGGTGGTGCCGGTGAAGACACTGTCATTGCGCGTGTCGGTGAAGGAATCGTCTCAACGATTGGTTCTTCAGATAACCATAAAAAAGTACTTGAAAATCCTGATCTTATTTCCCAAACGGTGTTAACAAAAGGGTTAGATGCCGGTACAGCTTTCGAGATTTTATCGATCGATATCGCGGATGTGGACATCGGTAAAAATATTGGTGCAGAATTACAAACAGAACAAGCGGAAGCTGACAAGAATATTGCCCAAGCGAAAGCGGAAGAGCGTCGGGCGATGGCTGTGGCGAAAGAGCAAGAGATGAAAGCAAAAGTTCAAGAAATGAGAGCCAAAGTAGTCGAAGCAGAAGCGGAAGTTCCACTAGCTATGGCGGAAGCTCTCCGTTCTGGAAACATTGGTGTCATGGACTACATGAATATTAAAAACATTATCGCTGATACGGATATGAGAGATGCTATTGGAAAAATGACGGGTGAAAAGAAAGACAATAACCAACACGAAAAAGAGTAA